One Clostridium sp. CM027 genomic window carries:
- a CDS encoding Gfo/Idh/MocA family protein, which produces MKKINFAIIGYGGIAKTHLLAVYDANVRFSLPYELNLTHIVTRKPTNIPISCVRNVTDIEEVLKDEQVHFIDICTPNDSHFDIVKKAAAYGKAIYCEKPLATNIFDAMEMERLVKKNNIINSVALVYRFMPALSLLKRELEKETIGKIIDFKVRTYHDSYLNEKKKGTWRTGKNSGGGALLDLGVHLIDMIQFTMGDIEEVEAKTRIYFKERAEVDEIANCDFTLKDGTFGSLEVSRVFTEREQTDDFVVYGSKGSIKINFNNPYEIEIYRYESSSTEIKNVASGDSLLKYYADKRNSLGFFQNCHTASLINFANKIFNNCSDGIDGDFSDALKCQRIIDKVYGR; this is translated from the coding sequence ATGAAAAAAATAAACTTTGCGATAATAGGATATGGTGGTATAGCAAAAACTCACTTATTAGCAGTTTACGACGCTAACGTAAGGTTTTCACTCCCTTATGAGTTAAATTTAACACATATTGTAACTAGAAAGCCTACAAACATACCCATAAGTTGTGTGAGAAATGTTACGGACATTGAAGAGGTCCTTAAGGATGAACAAGTTCATTTTATAGATATATGTACCCCGAATGATTCACATTTTGATATTGTAAAAAAAGCAGCTGCGTATGGAAAAGCTATTTACTGTGAAAAGCCTCTAGCAACGAATATTTTTGATGCTATGGAAATGGAGAGACTTGTTAAGAAAAATAATATAATAAATTCTGTAGCCTTAGTTTATAGATTTATGCCCGCTCTCTCTCTATTAAAAAGAGAACTTGAAAAAGAGACCATAGGGAAGATTATAGATTTTAAAGTTAGAACTTATCATGACAGTTATTTAAATGAAAAGAAAAAGGGCACTTGGAGAACTGGGAAAAATTCTGGCGGAGGAGCACTACTGGATTTAGGTGTTCATTTAATTGACATGATACAATTTACTATGGGAGATATAGAAGAAGTAGAAGCGAAGACTAGGATTTATTTTAAGGAAAGAGCAGAGGTTGATGAAATTGCAAATTGTGATTTTACATTAAAAGATGGAACTTTCGGAAGTCTAGAGGTTTCAAGAGTATTTACTGAAAGAGAACAAACAGATGATTTCGTAGTTTATGGTAGCAAAGGTAGTATAAAAATTAATTTTAACAATCCTTATGAAATTGAAATATATAGATATGAAAGTAGCTCAACAGAAATTAAAAATGTAGCATCAGGAGATAGTCTATTAAAATATTATGCTGACAAAAGGAACTCCCTAGGATTTTTCCAAAATTGTCATACAGCTTCACTTATAAATTTTGCTAATAAAATTTTTAATAATTGCAGCGATGGCATTGATGGCGATTTCTCAGATGCATTAAAATGCCAGAGAATAATTGATAAGGTGTATGGGAGATAG
- a CDS encoding glutamine--tRNA ligase/YqeY domain fusion protein, translating into MENKTTSSNFIRNIVKEDIESGKHKKIITRFPPEPNGYLHIGHAKSIILNFELADEFKGKTNLRFDDTNPAKEDKEYVKSIEEDVKWLGFKWDDLFFASNYFDEMYKRAVLLIKKNMAYVCDLTAEEMKEYRGTLREPGKESPYKNRTVEENLDLFDRMRKGEFVDGSKVLRAKINMSSPNINMRDPIIYRISHAVHHNTGDKWCIYPMYDYAHPIEDAIEGITHSICTLEFEDHRPLYDWVVNQCEMESKPRQIEFARLNITNTVMSKRNLKQLVDEGIVDAWDDPRMPTIAGLRRRGYTPEAIRNFCREIGVAKGNSTVDGQMLEHFIREDLSPKALRTMAVLRPLKVVITNYPEAQVEMLEIENNQENPEMGTRQVSFSREIYIEREDFMENPPKKYFRLFIGNEVRLKGAYFIKCNEMIKDADGNICEIHCTYDPETKSGSGFTGRKVKGTIHFVDVVNAVPAEFRLYEPLILDEKQEEGKTFIDQINPDSIEILQGFIEPNMKNSKPQDKFQFFRHGYFNVDSRYTTDDKIVFNRIASLKSSFKINK; encoded by the coding sequence ATGGAAAATAAAACGACTTCATCAAATTTTATAAGAAATATTGTTAAGGAAGATATAGAAAGCGGAAAACACAAAAAAATAATTACTCGTTTTCCACCAGAGCCAAACGGATATTTGCATATTGGGCATGCAAAGTCAATTATTTTAAATTTTGAATTAGCAGATGAATTTAAAGGTAAGACAAACTTACGTTTTGATGATACTAACCCAGCAAAAGAAGACAAAGAGTACGTTAAATCTATAGAAGAAGATGTAAAATGGCTTGGATTCAAGTGGGATGATTTATTTTTTGCATCAAACTATTTTGATGAAATGTATAAACGTGCTGTATTATTAATAAAAAAGAATATGGCTTATGTGTGCGATCTTACAGCTGAGGAAATGAAAGAGTACAGAGGTACTTTAAGAGAGCCAGGTAAAGAAAGTCCATACAAAAATAGAACTGTGGAAGAGAACCTAGATCTATTTGACCGTATGAGAAAAGGTGAATTCGTTGATGGATCCAAGGTTCTAAGAGCTAAAATTAATATGAGTTCTCCTAATATAAACATGAGAGATCCAATAATTTATCGTATATCTCATGCGGTGCATCATAATACAGGAGATAAATGGTGTATTTATCCTATGTATGATTATGCGCATCCAATAGAAGATGCAATTGAGGGTATTACACATTCGATTTGTACTTTAGAATTTGAAGATCATCGTCCATTATATGATTGGGTAGTAAATCAATGCGAAATGGAAAGTAAGCCAAGACAAATAGAGTTCGCAAGATTAAATATAACAAATACAGTAATGAGTAAAAGAAATCTTAAGCAATTAGTAGACGAAGGAATTGTAGATGCTTGGGATGACCCACGTATGCCAACTATAGCAGGACTAAGGCGTCGTGGCTACACACCAGAAGCTATACGCAATTTTTGCAGAGAAATTGGCGTTGCAAAAGGTAACAGCACTGTAGATGGACAAATGCTAGAGCACTTTATAAGAGAAGATTTAAGTCCAAAGGCGCTTAGAACTATGGCAGTTTTAAGACCATTAAAAGTAGTTATTACAAATTACCCAGAAGCTCAAGTGGAAATGCTTGAAATTGAGAATAATCAAGAAAATCCAGAAATGGGAACTCGCCAAGTCTCATTCTCAAGAGAAATATATATAGAACGAGAAGATTTCATGGAAAATCCACCTAAGAAATACTTTAGATTGTTCATAGGTAACGAAGTAAGGCTTAAGGGAGCATACTTTATAAAATGTAATGAAATGATTAAAGATGCTGACGGAAATATATGTGAAATTCATTGTACTTATGACCCAGAAACTAAGAGTGGTAGTGGATTTACAGGGAGAAAAGTTAAAGGAACAATTCACTTTGTAGATGTAGTAAATGCAGTGCCTGCAGAATTTAGGTTATATGAGCCTTTAATTTTAGATGAGAAGCAAGAAGAAGGAAAAACTTTCATAGATCAAATAAATCCGGATTCTATAGAAATATTACAAGGGTTTATAGAACCAAATATGAAGAATTCAAAACCACAAGATAAATTTCAATTCTTCAGACATGGATATTTTAATGTAGATTCTAGATACACAACCGATGATAAAATAGTGTTTAACAGAATAGCATCTTTAAAAAGTTCATTTAAAATTAATAAATAA